TTAGATTATTAACGCTTTTTACATGGGTTCTGGAATTTGATGGCGGCGCAATCCTCTACAGAACCGATAACAGTTCACTGTTTTTCTCCTGGCTAACCGAACATCCCGAAAGCAACATGAGAACGAGCAGACCGACTGCGATCACGTTGTAGCTCCTATGGTGCTTGTAGTTCCTACGGTTCTGCAGTTCATGTGATTCATGTGGTTTATGTGGTTCTTCATCAAACCTGCCTCCATGAAATATCAATTACTGCGCACGCCATCGGTGCTGAGAGGGACGAATTCGTGAAAAACGGTTCACTTTGTCACCAGCGGGCAATGCTCATTCCCGCATCCCTTGCATACAAATGCCCGGATCTCCGCCACAGCGATCGCCAGCAGTGTCCAAAAGGCGCCGAACAAAAATGCGTTCTTCCAGAGCCAGTACTGGGGAATTCCGACCATCAGCAAAAACGGAACGATGACCCCCAAATAATCGGCCAACCTGTACGTGCGCGTCTTTCTTTCCGGCAACCAGCGCGTCAACTTCCCCGGGAACACATGCCCACAGGCATGCCCCCTGCACAGGCATTTCGAACAATAGGAAAAGACGATCACCGGAACAGCGACGACCAGCACTATGAGGTAACCGAACGCGAGCGATGATGAGAACGGTAAGATGGCGGCGAATCCCAGGACGAACGACAGTCCGATGATCCCAATGCTCAACACACCATGAAACCGGTCTTTCAGCATCAGTTGCCCTCCTATTCCCCACGCGATTCATCCGCGCAGCCGCACCTTGCCTGCCATGCTACCGCTTCCGCTGCGCCGCAACCAAAACACACCCTACCATTTCGCATCCATGATCTCGCGGCGCTTTCGCAGATACTCCTCTTCACTGATTAAGCCGTCTCGTCCCAGCCCCTCCAGTTTCCGAATTTTCTTCTCGAAATCCAGGGAATTCCCATCCCCGGGATTCGATGGAAAGTCCACCTCCCAGGCGGCAATCCCCCGCTCGCTAAACAAGTTATAGCCGTTATACGCGGCAATGCCAATATTACCATACTATATTATTCCTCGACTTTGCGATATTTTGGACCTACCGGTACAAACTGTGGTACACTGATCAGGAGAATGACGAAAAAAAGGACGTGTGTTCGATGCCGTTCTCCATGAAAGAACCCTTCCTCCTCGCCGTCGCAGCGCTGTTCTGGCTTGCAACGACCACAACCGCCTGCGCCAGTCACGGCGACACGCTCGATATCATTCTCGACGGCAAGTCCATGCCATATTCTGGCCTGCTCCTTGAAGAAAGCGCCCTTGTTCCCCTCAACGCCATCAGCGATTCCCTTGGGGCCGAACCGACCTGGACGCCATCGGATCAGACGGTGTGCTTGAAAAAAGCCGACCGGACGATCACCATGAAAATGAATGAATACAAAGCCACCGTGAACGACCATCAACTGTCGCTCGATACTCCTCCGCAGTTGATCGGCCACAATGTCTATGTGCCGCTCCGTTTCGTCGCAGAAAACCTCGCCGCCTCCGTATCCATGGATCCAGCCACGAAGACGGTGGCGTTGAATCGTCTCAAAGAAAATGCCATTACCATCAAAACAGCCAAAGAATCTTCCGAAACCAAAGAGATGATCATCAACATCCAATACCCGCAGTTCGCTGGCATGCAGGATCCGGCCGTCCAGGAAGGGATCAATCGCAAGATTCAAGAACAGGTCGCCCAGTTCAAACAAAAAACCCTCACCGATGCGAAGGAGATGCGAGAATCCTTCCTGGATTCGAATGTCCCCCTGCGCACCTTTTCCATCATCTGCAACTATGCCGTCAAATACAACGCCAACAACCTTGTCAGCCTCTACTTTATCGATTCCAACTACTTGGGCGGCGCCCATGGCATGTCTTACGCCTCTTCCCTCACCTTTGACATCACCGACGGCAAGGTCTACGAACTGCCTGACCTCTTCTCCTCCCCGGCCTATATCGAACGAATCAACCAACGAATCGAACAACTGAAAGGCTCTGATTACTTCCTTTGGACTCCCTTCACCTCCATCGACCCCAAACAGGCCTATTACCTGAGCCCCAACGGCCTGGTCGTCTACTACCAACTCTACGACATCGCCCCCTATGCCGCTGGGTTTCCCCAGTTCACCATCCCTTACGCCGAATTGGCCGATTTGTTGACTGTTCCGATTCGTTAATCCGTCTGCCCCATGAAAAGGTGAGATCAAGGGATCGAATGAAAAACCCCGATGACACGTTGCGTTAACCGGCGCAGTATCATCGGGGTTTTTCTATCCGCGTTTTTTCTTTCTATGGCTTTTCTATCCGCAGTTTTTCTGTCTGTGGTTTTTCTGTCTGTGGTTTTTCTTTCTACGGCTTTCCTGTCTGTGGCATTACCGGGCAGGAGGAACAGCGCTATTTCCGCGCCAACAGGTTGATCCGCTGAAACGAATCCCTGTGACTGCCGTCGGGTTGTCGCGTTCCCTCGATCATCCGGTTGACCACCGTGTCACGAAAGACCGTTTTCCTATCGTCAGGGATGTGTTTGATAAAGGGAACCAGCGCCGGCTGGTCAAGCCAGCGAATAAGCTCTTCTGTATCGATAAAACGCCTGTCGGTGGCTTCTCCCCATACCGTCGCCTCCCGGAACCCCTGGCGCGCCACCACCTGTCTGTACTCATCAGCGCTTGGCAGAAACCAAGGCCACTGGAAGTTCTCAAAATAGGGGCGATAGGCCGGCTCAGCCATCGTCGCAGTGATGACTGCCAGATAGTGGGCGCCATTGCCTTGGCCGGCAAAATTAAACCGCGCCTTTCCCCCCGGCTTTAAGGCCTGGTAGACACTTTTTAGCAACCGGTCATGGTCAAAGATCCAATTCAACGCTGCGTTGGAGAAAATCAGGTCGAATTCTTCTTCAAAGACCATTTTGTTGATGTCCAGCAACTGAAAGGTGAGGTTGCCTGCTTCGAGTTCCTTGGCCGTTCGGATCATCCCCACTGATGCATCGACGCCGAGTACGCTCCCCTGGGGAACCAGATCGGCCAGTTGCTTCGACAGTACCCCGTCACCACACCCGAGGTCAAGGATGCGCTCCCTTCCAGTCAGGGATAGTTCGGCGATCTGCCGCCTGCCCCATTCCTTCATCAGCCGCGATGCTTCTTTGTACCTGTGGCCGTCAAATTCATAGCTAAGCACGTCTTTTCCCCTGCCTTCCTGTTCTCCAAAGGGACTTCCACCCTTTCCCCGGACGTAAACACCGGCTCGCCCCGTTTCTCGCCGATCGCTGAAATCGGATATTACCTTGTCTTGATTGTAACATACTATATCCGCCACATCATCCATATATAGGGTTAAACTGCTAAAAATACCTGCATTTGTGTTCTGTACGCTTCAGGTAGGTGTTTTCACTTCTACTTACACATTCTACTTACACTTTCTACCTAGAAGCGGCTGTTCTACACCGTTGCGCTATGGGCTACACGTGGGACGTTGCCCCCACCCCCAGTTTATGTCGAACTAATAGAACCCCCCGATGACCTTTGCGCTGAACTGCGCGGCGTCATTGGGGGGTTCCGATCTAAAGGGTTCCCATCAGAAGGTTTCCTATCAGAAGGTTTCCTATCAGAAGGTTTCTTATCAGAACGTTTCTTATCAGCGGGTTTTCGATCAGCGGCATCTTGGTCTGTCGCCGTGTCGGACAGGATGAACTGAACAGCGTTACTTCCATGCGAGCAGATTGATCCGCCGGAACGTCTCAAAGCATGTCCCATCGGCCTGCAACGTCTGCTCAATCATCCCCTTTACGACAGCGAACCGGAAAGCAGCCTTTTTGTCATCTGGTAAATATTGAAGAAAGGGCACAATCGACGGCTGATCGATCCAGCGAATCATCCCTTCCCGGTCGGAAAAATACCTGTCGGCATTCTCCTCCCAGATCAGCGCCTCTCGGAAATCATACCGGTTCACCAGCGCCTTATACTCGTCCACAGCCGGCATATACCAAGGCCACGAAAAAAGCTTGTAGTGTTCACGAAAAAGCGGTTCCCCCATCACTTCTCGCACGACGGCAAAAAAGTGCACGCAGTTGCCGTCGCCGGCGAAGTTAAACCGCGCCATCCCCCCCGGCTTCAACGCCCGATAGACCTTCCCGAGCAGCCGTTCATGATCGAGAATCCAGTGCAGAGCCGCATTGGAAAAGACCAGGTCAAATTCGTTTTCAAAAACCATCTCATTGATGTCGAGGCGCCGGAAGGCCAGGTTCCCCTGTTCCAATTCTTTTGCCGCATCGATCATCCCGGCCGACGCGTCGATACCCAACACACTTCCCTTGGGAACAAGTTCTGCCAGTCGCTGCGTCAACACCCCGTCACCACAGCCAAGGTCGAGGATGCGTTCATTTCCGGTCAGGGGAATTTCGGCGATCAGCCCTGTTCCCCACTCTTTCTGATGAGTCGATGCAGTTTTGTACTTTTTTCCGTTAAACTCAAAGATGACTACTCTATCGCTCCTGAACTCGCAGGTCTCCACGCATCTATTCACCTGCCCTTCCCCATACTCCTCTTATGGATGATTCTGCTAAAAGGACCACCCTTTTCGCCCGCTAATGACCAAAAACCTCATGTGAAATATTGGACTTTTTCTTATCACTGATCGTAACACAGCATATCTGCGCTTTTCATCTATCTTTCGACTGATTATGAGGAAAGAGCGGCCATCGAGGGCCTCCTACAGTTATTTCCTTGTAACCGGCGCCGATACCTCGACCTCATCCTCCAAAAATCGCAACCCATTGATTGAACACCCCAAACCGGCGCCCATCCCACTTGAGCGCGGTTAGCACATAGCCGAGCCGGTCAGCGTTGTACCTGCCGGCGATCCCCTGAAAGGCCAGCAACTCATAGACGCCGTTGCGATCAAAGTCCACGGGGTACAATCCGCTGATGGCCACCACAAATCCTTCAATCGGCTTCTTCAGCGTCCCATCGGGATTATAGATCTCCGCCAGGTATTCAGCCCCTTTATCGCTGATGTCGATCGTATAGGTTTTTTGCAGATTTTCACTGACCACATCCACTTTGTAATTGTCCCGGAAGTTCACCTGATAGCGAAAATGCTCATTGAACACCTCGGAATCAAAGAGGAGTCGGGCTTGGTTATTCAAGAAGGAATAGACATACTCGTAGGTCGTTCCGCCGGAACCGCCTGTGTCGATGCTCACCTGGATATCCATGACGCCGTCGCCGGTAAAGTCGCCCAAAAACAGTGTCGGATTGTACCCGGCAGCGGCGCCTGGCAAGGGGATGCGATAGGTCGCCAAGGT
Above is a genomic segment from Heliomicrobium gestii containing:
- a CDS encoding VCBS repeat-containing protein; protein product: MRAQYGDVNGDRIADRVYLEWNKPYPDSAFVDQVTLVVQDGRTLATYRIPLPGAAAGYNPTLFLGDFTGDGVMDIQVSIDTGGSGGTTYEYVYSFLNNQARLLFDSEVFNEHFRYQVNFRDNYKVDVVSENLQKTYTIDISDKGAEYLAEIYNPDGTLKKPIEGFVVAISGLYPVDFDRNGVYELLAFQGIAGRYNADRLGYVLTALKWDGRRFGVFNQWVAIFGG
- a CDS encoding class I SAM-dependent methyltransferase: MLSYEFDGHRYKEASRLMKEWGRRQIAELSLTGRERILDLGCGDGVLSKQLADLVPQGSVLGVDASVGMIRTAKELEAGNLTFQLLDINKMVFEEEFDLIFSNAALNWIFDHDRLLKSVYQALKPGGKARFNFAGQGNGAHYLAVITATMAEPAYRPYFENFQWPWFLPSADEYRQVVARQGFREATVWGEATDRRFIDTEELIRWLDQPALVPFIKHIPDDRKTVFRDTVVNRMIEGTRQPDGSHRDSFQRINLLARK
- a CDS encoding class I SAM-dependent methyltransferase; translation: MNRCVETCEFRSDRVVIFEFNGKKYKTASTHQKEWGTGLIAEIPLTGNERILDLGCGDGVLTQRLAELVPKGSVLGIDASAGMIDAAKELEQGNLAFRRLDINEMVFENEFDLVFSNAALHWILDHERLLGKVYRALKPGGMARFNFAGDGNCVHFFAVVREVMGEPLFREHYKLFSWPWYMPAVDEYKALVNRYDFREALIWEENADRYFSDREGMIRWIDQPSIVPFLQYLPDDKKAAFRFAVVKGMIEQTLQADGTCFETFRRINLLAWK
- a CDS encoding stalk domain-containing protein → MPFSMKEPFLLAVAALFWLATTTTACASHGDTLDIILDGKSMPYSGLLLEESALVPLNAISDSLGAEPTWTPSDQTVCLKKADRTITMKMNEYKATVNDHQLSLDTPPQLIGHNVYVPLRFVAENLAASVSMDPATKTVALNRLKENAITIKTAKESSETKEMIINIQYPQFAGMQDPAVQEGINRKIQEQVAQFKQKTLTDAKEMRESFLDSNVPLRTFSIICNYAVKYNANNLVSLYFIDSNYLGGAHGMSYASSLTFDITDGKVYELPDLFSSPAYIERINQRIEQLKGSDYFLWTPFTSIDPKQAYYLSPNGLVVYYQLYDIAPYAAGFPQFTIPYAELADLLTVPIR